Below is a genomic region from Nitrospira sp..
GCCTTCACGGAAAACTTCGTCCTGGTTCTCTCCCACGACGAAGTCGTTCACGGCAAGCGATCATTGATCGGGAAAATGCCCGGCGATCCCTGGCAACAATTCGCCAATCTCCGCGCCCTCTATGGCTATATGTACGGCCATCCGGGAAAGAAAATGCTGTTCATGGGGAATGAGTTCGGACAGTGGCGGGAATGGAACCATGACACCAGTCTGGACTGGCATCTTTGTGAATACCCGCCCCATCACGGGTTACAGCGTTTTGTAGGGGATCTGAATCATCTCTACCGGCAGGAGCCGGCGCTGCACAGGGTCGACTACGAGTGGAATGGATTTCAGTGGATCGACTTCAACGACGCGGAGAATTCGGTCATCGCCTTTCTGCGAAAGGGCGAGGATGGCTCGGAATCCATTCTCTGCATAGGAAACTTTACCCCGGTTCCGCGGCATCACTACCGCGTCGGCGTTCCGACGGCGGGGCACTATCGAGAGCTGCTCAACAGCGACGCCGAACTGTACGGGGGCAGCAACATGGGGAACTCCGGCGGTGTGCGCGCCGAGGCCAGCCCCTGCCACGGCCTCCCCTATTCACTGAGCCTGACGCTTCCGCCCCTCTCCATGCTTTTCTTCAAACTGCAGCCGGAGTAGCGGCTCTCGCCTACTTGGTCTTGGCTTCTGCGCGGATCTCCAGAATTTTAACGTCGAAGTACAAGGTCTTCCCAGCCAATGGGTGATTGAAATCCAGCACCACGGAATCTTCCTTCACTTCCGTCACATGGGGAAACAATGACTGCCCTTCAGGCCCCCGCGCTTCCAATTCGGCTCCGACCTTCCACGCATGCTCCGGCACCAGGCTCTTCTTCACTTCCTGAATGGCTTTCTGATCCACCTCTCCGTAGGCATCCGTGGGTTTGACGGCGATGTGCTTCTTCTCCCCGACCGTCATGCCCTCCAGCGCTTTCTCCAGTCCAGGAACAATTTCTTCCGCGCCGTGCAGATAGGTCATCGGTTCACCACCGACATTCGATTCCACGACCTCTTTCTCGTTCAGCTTCAGCGTATATTCCAGCGAGACGTGCTTTCCCTTCGCGACGACGACCTTCGCGGCCCCGTTCGTCGTCTCAGCATGAATTACCGGCGCATCGACCATCGCACCCAGGAGCACCACCAGGCACACACATCTCAGCGTATAGAGACGAACGATCATACAATCCTCCTCCAGAATAATAAGTCGCTACAGGTGGGAACAGGACACGAGGATACCGCGATGGAGGCACAAAAACTACTGGCTCTTACCAGGACCGGAACGCCCCGGAATCCAGATGCACGAATTTCGAACGGGGATAATAGCCGATGCCGCCAAAGCCCAATTCAAGGGCGGCCTGTCGAATGACTTTGGGATGAATGCCAGGAATCTGTATATCGATCGCCTGACCCTGCATATGCAGGCTATTCTTCGCCGCACGCCGGCCGGCACGAACGAGTCGCGCGTTATACTCCGGAGAACGATAGCCGGAGATGATATGAATCTCCCGATCGCCGCCTAACTTCTTTTGCACCAGATTGACGTGTTCCAACACTCGCACATCAATCGCTGAGACTTCCCCGGTCGCATGGCAACGCAGGATATGATTGACGTCATCCAATGCGTCCAAATCATATTCACCGGCTTCATTGCGATACGTCACATCCAGCCGCTCATCGGTCCACACATTTAAGAACGTCAACCGAGCCTCCGGAAGCGCCTGCGCCGCCACACGCTGGGGCCGTAACCCCGGCAACACAGCGAGGGCTAAAGCCATCGCGGAAGTTTGCAGAAACGTACGTCGGGTCCAGGCCCAATGCGAATCAGTTGTCACGAAATACTCTCCGAAGAAGGTGCGTTGCAGAGAACCGGCAGCAGATGAATCGAGTTTTACCAAAAAGGATCGGATCGGTCAATGAATTTTCGTTCGATGAGTTCTTCGCTCATCTCCGTTCCAATCCCATACGCTGATTCGCGTGGTAGGCCCAGGTGAGACCGTCCCTATTCAGGCCGATCGCCAACCATTTTCTTCCTAGACACACAGCGGACAGACGGGTAAGATCGCACTCATAGATTAAGGAAAACCATGGCTACGATTTTGATTATCGACGACGAAGAGTCCATCCGCCATCTCCTCCGCGAGGTGTTGGAAAAAGCCGGACATCAGGTGCTTGAAGCGTCCAATGGACGCGAAGGGCTTGAGATCTATCAGAAGCACCCAGCCGACCTGGTCATCATGGATCTGCTGATGCCGGATACCGACGGCTTGGAAACCACGCTCCAGCTGACTCGTGAATATGTGGACGCCAAGGTCATCGCGATCACCGGCGCACAAGGCGATCGCAACTTCTTAGACGTGGCCAATCTCTTTGGTGCCAGACGGACGTT
It encodes:
- a CDS encoding response regulator is translated as MATILIIDDEESIRHLLREVLEKAGHQVLEASNGREGLEIYQKHPADLVIMDLLMPDTDGLETTLQLTREYVDAKVIAITGAQGDRNFLDVANLFGARRTFQKPFDLNKLLQAVQEELAAK
- a CDS encoding DUF882 domain-containing protein — encoded protein: MTTDSHWAWTRRTFLQTSAMALALAVLPGLRPQRVAAQALPEARLTFLNVWTDERLDVTYRNEAGEYDLDALDDVNHILRCHATGEVSAIDVRVLEHVNLVQKKLGGDREIHIISGYRSPEYNARLVRAGRRAAKNSLHMQGQAIDIQIPGIHPKVIRQAALELGFGGIGYYPRSKFVHLDSGAFRSW
- a CDS encoding peptidylprolyl isomerase, producing the protein MIVRLYTLRCVCLVVLLGAMVDAPVIHAETTNGAAKVVVAKGKHVSLEYTLKLNEKEVVESNVGGEPMTYLHGAEEIVPGLEKALEGMTVGEKKHIAVKPTDAYGEVDQKAIQEVKKSLVPEHAWKVGAELEARGPEGQSLFPHVTEVKEDSVVLDFNHPLAGKTLYFDVKILEIRAEAKTK